Proteins co-encoded in one Terriglobales bacterium genomic window:
- a CDS encoding sorbosone dehydrogenase family protein, whose product MKDPARRATKCAAKLRLAVPVTLLAILAIACTRSDSSAMAQVAHPLAHHEIKPSQLPAPHATSSAGNGPEVIRQPASARLNLPPGFEISTWAEGGLQNPRWLALAPNGDVFLADSDSGRILVFRDPANSGKATQRFVFAEKLALPFGMAFHGDYLYVGETNAVVRFRYRSGQTKAEAAPEKLVDLPGHGYRQHWTRNLLFTPDGAKMLVTVGSASNDSPGEDPIRAAISEYNPDGSGHRLLATGTRNPIGAAFYPGTSQLWALVQERDGLGDDLPSDYLTHIQDGGFYGWPYAYLGSHPDPNNDERPDLVKKTITPDVLFQAHSATMDVVFYQGQMFPKDYQGDAFVSMHGSWNRSKRTGYKVVRVHFQGGKPVGGYDDFVTGWMLSPESRNVWGRPVGLLVLKDGSLLVADDGGNKIWRVTYRGGAR is encoded by the coding sequence ATGAAGGATCCTGCAAGACGCGCCACCAAGTGCGCCGCCAAGCTGCGCCTGGCTGTCCCAGTCACGCTGCTCGCGATCCTGGCCATCGCATGCACGCGGTCGGACTCAAGCGCCATGGCGCAGGTCGCCCACCCCCTCGCACATCACGAGATCAAGCCTTCGCAACTGCCGGCCCCGCATGCGACCAGCAGCGCCGGCAACGGCCCGGAAGTCATCCGCCAGCCCGCCAGTGCCCGGTTGAACCTGCCGCCGGGCTTTGAGATCAGCACCTGGGCGGAAGGTGGACTGCAAAACCCGCGCTGGCTCGCCCTGGCGCCGAATGGCGACGTCTTCCTAGCCGATTCCGATTCCGGCCGAATCCTGGTCTTTCGCGATCCTGCCAATTCCGGCAAGGCGACGCAGCGCTTCGTCTTTGCTGAAAAATTAGCCCTGCCCTTCGGCATGGCGTTCCACGGTGATTATCTTTACGTCGGCGAGACCAACGCGGTGGTGCGCTTCCGCTATCGTTCGGGACAAACCAAGGCGGAAGCAGCGCCGGAAAAGCTGGTGGACCTGCCCGGGCACGGCTACCGCCAGCATTGGACGCGCAACCTGCTCTTCACTCCCGACGGCGCCAAGATGCTGGTCACGGTTGGTTCGGCGTCGAATGATAGTCCCGGCGAGGATCCCATCCGCGCCGCCATTTCCGAGTACAATCCCGACGGCTCAGGTCACCGCCTGCTCGCCACCGGGACGCGCAATCCGATCGGCGCCGCGTTTTATCCCGGCACCAGCCAGCTCTGGGCGTTGGTCCAGGAGCGCGACGGCCTCGGCGACGATCTCCCCTCCGATTACCTAACGCACATCCAGGACGGCGGCTTCTACGGCTGGCCGTACGCGTACCTCGGCTCGCACCCGGATCCCAATAACGACGAGCGACCCGACCTGGTCAAGAAGACGATTACTCCCGACGTCCTCTTCCAGGCTCACTCGGCGACCATGGACGTCGTCTTTTACCAGGGCCAGATGTTCCCCAAGGATTACCAGGGCGACGCGTTCGTTTCCATGCACGGATCGTGGAACCGCTCCAAGCGTACCGGCTACAAAGTCGTCCGCGTGCATTTCCAGGGCGGCAAGCCGGTGGGCGGCTACGACGACTTCGTCACCGGCTGGATGTTAAGCCCCGAAAGCCGCAACGTCTGGGGACGCCCGGTCGGTTTGCTGGTGCTGAAGGACGGATCGCTGCTGGTCGCCGACGACGGTGGCAACAAAATCTGGCGCGTGACCTACCGCGGCGGAGCGAGATAA
- a CDS encoding amino acid permease: MSSRAPNSSPPPHATLARKLGLLDAAMIVMGGIVGAGIFINPYVVAQQVRTPMLILGAWIAGGLIALAGAFVYAELAARRPEVGGQYAYLREAYHPAIAFLYGWVLLLVIQTGGMAAVCITFARYFIDLTGMKVSDWLLGAVALSVLTVINCVGVKQGSTVQSALMVMKIAAIAALVFCGAFLLGRPSQFTLRPVLGEPPSWRLLSMFGAAMIPVLFAYGGWQTANFVGGEIKDARRNLPRGLLLGVAGVIALYVGVSWVCVRALGAATLAETHTPASAVMRIALGDAGVKLIAVGISISTLGFLSQSILTAPRVYFAMAEDGLFFRAVARVHPRSRVPVAAIILQSVWTMVIAASGRYEQILNYVVSMDFIFFGLTATCIFVFRGRDAK, encoded by the coding sequence TTGAGTTCGCGCGCTCCCAACTCGTCACCGCCGCCACACGCTACTCTTGCCCGCAAGCTTGGCCTGCTTGACGCCGCCATGATCGTGATGGGCGGAATAGTCGGCGCCGGTATTTTCATTAATCCGTATGTCGTCGCACAGCAGGTGCGCACGCCCATGCTGATCCTGGGCGCGTGGATTGCAGGCGGCCTGATCGCGCTCGCCGGCGCCTTCGTGTACGCGGAGCTGGCGGCACGCCGGCCCGAGGTCGGCGGACAGTACGCCTACCTGCGCGAGGCCTACCATCCTGCCATCGCATTTCTCTACGGCTGGGTGCTGCTGCTGGTGATTCAAACCGGCGGCATGGCGGCGGTCTGCATCACCTTCGCGCGTTACTTCATTGACCTCACCGGGATGAAAGTTTCCGACTGGCTGCTCGGCGCGGTCGCCCTGTCGGTACTGACCGTCATCAACTGCGTGGGCGTGAAGCAGGGAAGCACGGTGCAGAGCGCGCTCATGGTGATGAAGATTGCGGCCATTGCCGCGCTGGTGTTTTGCGGCGCGTTCCTGCTCGGCCGTCCGTCGCAATTCACATTGCGCCCGGTGCTGGGCGAGCCGCCGTCCTGGCGCCTGCTCTCGATGTTCGGCGCCGCCATGATACCGGTGCTGTTCGCTTATGGGGGATGGCAGACGGCCAATTTTGTCGGCGGCGAAATCAAGGATGCGAGACGCAATCTGCCGCGCGGCCTGCTGCTTGGGGTCGCCGGCGTGATCGCCCTTTACGTCGGGGTAAGCTGGGTATGCGTGCGAGCGCTCGGCGCTGCAACCCTGGCGGAGACGCATACTCCCGCGTCGGCGGTCATGCGTATTGCACTCGGCGATGCCGGCGTGAAGCTGATCGCGGTGGGCATTTCCATTTCGACGCTCGGCTTCCTCAGCCAATCGATTTTGACCGCACCGCGCGTCTATTTCGCCATGGCCGAAGACGGGTTGTTCTTCCGCGCCGTGGCCCGGGTTCATCCGCGCAGCCGCGTACCGGTGGCCGCCATCATCCTGCAGAGTGTCTGGACCATGGTGATCGCCGCCTCCGGCCGCTACGAGCAAATCCTCAATTACGTGGTCTCCATGGACTTCATCTTCTTCGGCCTGACCGCGACCTGCATCTTCGTCTTTCGCGGCCGCGACGCCAAG
- a CDS encoding dienelactone hydrolase family protein has product MEPAEQVRIVVGDAVLDGDLVVPPNARGVVLFAHGSGSSRHSPRNRYVAEELRRGDIGTLLMDLLTPQEEDVDNRTAELRFDLPLLAQRLQIATEWLHRREDLSKFDLGYFGASTGAAAALIAAVKLPKLVRAIVSRGGRPDLAGEALAQVQAPTLLIVGGNDGPVVGMNRDAFDRLTTEKQLEIIPGATHLFEEPGALEQVAQLALSWFARYLGTARDSRVA; this is encoded by the coding sequence ATGGAGCCGGCCGAACAGGTCCGAATCGTAGTTGGTGATGCCGTCTTGGACGGCGATTTGGTTGTGCCGCCGAACGCGCGCGGCGTGGTGCTGTTTGCGCACGGCAGCGGCAGCAGCCGGCACAGCCCGCGCAACCGTTATGTCGCCGAAGAATTGCGGCGCGGGGACATCGGAACGCTGCTCATGGACCTGCTCACGCCGCAGGAAGAAGACGTTGATAATCGCACCGCGGAGCTGCGCTTCGATCTTCCCCTGCTGGCGCAACGTCTGCAAATCGCGACCGAGTGGCTGCACCGGCGGGAAGATCTGTCGAAGTTCGACCTCGGCTACTTTGGCGCGAGCACCGGCGCGGCGGCAGCGCTGATCGCCGCGGTCAAGCTTCCGAAGCTGGTTCGTGCCATCGTCTCGCGCGGCGGACGTCCCGACCTTGCCGGCGAAGCGCTGGCGCAAGTGCAGGCGCCGACGTTGCTGATCGTCGGCGGCAACGATGGGCCGGTCGTCGGCATGAACCGCGACGCCTTTGACCGGCTCACAACGGAAAAACAGTTGGAGATCATTCCCGGCGCCACGCATTTATTCGAGGAGCCCGGCGCGCTGGAACAGGTGGCGCAGTTGGCGCTTTCCTGGTTCGCGCGCTATCTCGGTACGGCGCGTGATAGCCGGGTAGCGTGA
- a CDS encoding phosphoribosyltransferase, protein MFRDRYDAGEMLAERLREFAGRRDVIVLALPRGGVPVGYVVARELGVPLDVFVVRKLGTPGQPELAMGAIASGGVRVLNREVVDALGIPEASIEEVSRREEEELQRRERQYRGDRPSLDVSGKTGILVDDGLATGSSMRAAAAALRQAGAARIVIAVPVASRATCDQLREEGNDVVCATTPEPFFAVGQWYKDFAQTTDEEVRELLDRAVVEKGNQ, encoded by the coding sequence ATGTTCCGCGACCGATACGACGCGGGTGAAATGCTGGCAGAGCGGCTGCGCGAGTTCGCTGGACGGCGCGACGTGATCGTGCTGGCGCTGCCGCGCGGGGGCGTGCCCGTCGGCTACGTCGTCGCCCGCGAACTCGGCGTCCCGCTCGACGTGTTCGTGGTGCGCAAGCTGGGCACTCCCGGGCAGCCGGAATTGGCGATGGGCGCCATCGCATCCGGCGGGGTTCGCGTCTTGAACCGCGAGGTCGTCGATGCCCTCGGCATTCCTGAAGCCTCCATCGAGGAGGTCTCGCGGCGCGAGGAAGAAGAGCTGCAGCGTCGCGAACGCCAGTATCGAGGCGATCGTCCGTCGCTCGACGTGAGCGGCAAGACTGGGATCCTGGTCGATGACGGCCTGGCCACCGGTTCTTCCATGCGCGCGGCCGCGGCGGCGCTGCGCCAGGCAGGCGCAGCCCGGATTGTAATCGCGGTTCCAGTCGCGTCGCGCGCCACCTGCGACCAACTCCGCGAAGAAGGCAATGACGTGGTCTGCGCCACCACCCCGGAGCCGTTTTTCGCGGTCGGCCAGTGGTACAAGGATTTCGCCCAGACCACCGATGAGGAAGTGCGCGAACTGCTGGATCGCGCGGTCGTGGAAAAAGGTAATCAATAG
- a CDS encoding GYD domain-containing protein — translation MATYVILSQLAQDAFDDPRDFKKMAKTVAEKIRKECKGVQWKQSYALLGRFDVIDIVEASDVREVERAALIIRAYGHASTETMPATPWNSFIGEL, via the coding sequence ATGGCAACTTACGTCATCCTCAGCCAGCTTGCACAGGACGCGTTTGACGATCCCAGAGACTTCAAGAAGATGGCAAAGACGGTAGCGGAGAAAATCCGCAAGGAATGCAAAGGCGTGCAGTGGAAGCAAAGCTACGCGCTGCTCGGGCGCTTCGACGTGATCGACATTGTCGAGGCCTCCGACGTGCGCGAAGTCGAGCGCGCCGCGCTCATCATCCGCGCTTACGGCCACGCCAGCACGGAGACAATGCCGGCGACGCCCTGGAATTCCTTCATCGGCGAACTCTGA
- a CDS encoding PspC domain-containing protein — protein MYCNACGKTIPDDARLCPYCAKAVAGAAPVTHELVRPRQGRVIAGVCAGLSRHFGWSLTVLRLVWLLLFLFAGAGGLLYIILWIVIPNE, from the coding sequence ATGTACTGCAACGCTTGCGGTAAAACCATTCCTGACGACGCGCGCCTTTGCCCTTATTGCGCCAAAGCGGTGGCGGGCGCCGCGCCGGTAACTCATGAGCTGGTCCGTCCCCGCCAGGGACGCGTCATCGCCGGCGTCTGTGCCGGCCTGTCGCGACACTTCGGCTGGAGCCTTACCGTGCTGCGCCTGGTCTGGCTCTTGCTGTTCCTGTTCGCCGGCGCCGGCGGATTGCTCTACATCATCCTGTGGATTGTCATTCCCAACGAATAA
- a CDS encoding NADPH:quinone reductase, translating into MKAIRVREFGGPEVLRLEEVPDPKPGRGEILVRTRAIGVNPVDTYIRSGQYAIKPHLPYTPGSDAAGDVEAVGDGITGFRAGDRVYLYRSISGAYGEKVLCNEAQVHPLAKKASYQQGAAIGVPYITAYRAMFHKAQARPGDTVLVHGASGAVGSAAVQMGRAAGMTIIGTASTDKGKEMVAREGAHYVVDHSAADAPEQLMKLTAGRGFDVILEMLANKNLGRDLAMLNKFGRVVVVGSRGNVEINPRDLMGRDGAILGMTSFNISDHDLASIHAALVSGLESGTLRPVIGQELPLKDAPRAHQAVMEAGAFGKIVLLP; encoded by the coding sequence ATGAAAGCAATTCGCGTGCGGGAGTTCGGCGGTCCCGAGGTCCTGCGCCTGGAGGAAGTTCCTGACCCGAAGCCCGGTCGCGGCGAAATCTTGGTACGTACTCGCGCCATTGGCGTGAACCCGGTGGACACCTACATTCGCAGCGGACAATACGCCATCAAGCCGCACTTGCCCTACACGCCAGGCTCCGACGCCGCCGGGGACGTGGAAGCCGTGGGTGACGGCATTACCGGCTTTCGAGCCGGCGATCGCGTTTACCTCTACCGCTCCATTTCCGGCGCCTACGGTGAAAAGGTGTTGTGCAACGAGGCGCAAGTGCACCCGCTCGCCAAAAAAGCTTCCTACCAGCAGGGCGCGGCGATTGGCGTGCCCTACATCACTGCCTATCGCGCCATGTTTCACAAAGCGCAGGCGCGGCCTGGCGATACCGTGCTCGTACATGGCGCCAGCGGCGCCGTGGGCAGCGCCGCCGTACAAATGGGGCGCGCCGCCGGCATGACCATCATCGGCACTGCGAGCACCGACAAGGGTAAAGAAATGGTGGCGCGCGAAGGCGCGCATTATGTGGTCGATCACAGCGCCGCCGACGCGCCGGAGCAGTTAATGAAGCTGACCGCCGGACGCGGCTTCGACGTCATCCTGGAAATGCTCGCCAACAAGAATCTCGGAAGAGATCTCGCCATGCTGAACAAGTTCGGACGGGTGGTGGTGGTGGGCAGCCGCGGCAATGTCGAGATCAACCCGCGTGACCTGATGGGCCGCGACGGCGCCATCCTCGGAATGACTTCGTTCAACATCTCCGACCACGACCTGGCCAGCATTCATGCCGCGCTGGTTTCCGGCCTGGAGAGCGGCACCTTGCGGCCGGTGATCGGGCAGGAATTGCCGCTCAAGGACGCACCGCGCGCGCACCAGGCAGTGATGGAAGCGGGGGCATTCGGAAAAATCGTATTACTTCCTTGA